One genomic region from Fictibacillus marinisediminis encodes:
- a CDS encoding putative bifunctional diguanylate cyclase/phosphodiesterase yields MHKQNLHYFFILLFAARMFIEQTGYLQNNLADLLFDAVFALILIFMYFRVANKHKQNSAFLEKEIEEHKSTMDELRKSRERLQDIFDTIDVAIWSHNLKQNKLMITPGIEKLYGYSLDTFIQDVELWKKVIHPEDYPIIEKRAKKIARGETVTSEYRITRPNGEIRWIQDRGIPILDESGELVDFSSILYDITNRKQAESTIDHMAYHDDLTGLPNRHRFQEVLEQKMFEADISKSRIAVMFVDLDRFKIINDTLGHRFGDLLLQQVSFQLKNLVRPTDHVFRRGGDEFILLIENTDEAEVKQLSLRILNQFKKPILIRGHEIFTTLSLGISFYPGHGLDVDELIKNADTAMYDAKEKGRDNYQFFNASLNESMRVKMHLENGLRKAVHRQEFTLCYQPLIYLPTGRIIGTEALIRWEHPEFGNIPPSDFIPVAEDTGLIIPIGDWVIEEACRQNKVWQNEGHEKLSIAVNISVKQLEDPGFPDRIKKILASFDMDPSFLELEITEGMMQDFDSSIPNIKRLKDLGLKISIDDFGTGYSSLSYLKVLPIDTLKIDKSFLDDSLESFRGQALVKTIIDMGINLQFNVIAEGIEDRMQVEFLLSQGCLIGQGYFYSEPLSPTKCEEFFQKHLSPR; encoded by the coding sequence ATGCATAAACAAAACCTACACTATTTTTTCATACTTCTATTCGCAGCCCGCATGTTTATTGAACAAACTGGCTATTTGCAAAACAATCTGGCTGACCTTTTATTTGATGCAGTGTTTGCTCTTATTCTCATATTTATGTATTTCCGGGTTGCTAACAAACATAAGCAGAACAGCGCTTTTCTTGAAAAAGAAATTGAAGAGCACAAGTCCACGATGGATGAGCTTAGAAAAAGCCGGGAAAGGCTTCAGGATATTTTTGATACGATTGATGTTGCCATCTGGTCACATAATCTTAAACAGAACAAACTGATGATCACCCCGGGAATTGAAAAACTTTATGGATACAGCTTGGATACGTTCATTCAAGATGTTGAGCTTTGGAAGAAAGTCATTCATCCTGAAGATTATCCAATCATTGAAAAGAGAGCGAAGAAGATAGCACGCGGAGAAACGGTGACCAGCGAGTACCGTATTACGAGGCCAAACGGAGAAATACGATGGATCCAGGACCGTGGGATTCCAATCCTTGACGAATCTGGTGAACTGGTTGACTTCAGTTCAATTCTTTATGATATCACCAACCGAAAACAAGCAGAGAGCACGATTGACCACATGGCTTATCATGATGATTTGACTGGATTACCGAACAGGCACAGGTTTCAGGAAGTGCTGGAACAGAAAATGTTTGAAGCAGACATCAGCAAAAGCAGGATCGCTGTGATGTTTGTTGATTTAGACCGTTTCAAAATAATAAATGATACGCTCGGCCACCGCTTTGGTGACTTATTGCTTCAACAGGTTTCCTTTCAGCTGAAAAATCTTGTCCGCCCTACGGACCACGTGTTTCGCCGAGGCGGAGATGAATTTATTCTATTGATTGAAAATACGGACGAAGCGGAAGTGAAACAGCTTTCTTTGCGTATTTTGAATCAGTTTAAAAAGCCCATCCTGATCAGAGGTCATGAGATTTTCACTACGCTTAGCCTTGGTATCTCCTTTTATCCGGGACATGGACTTGATGTGGACGAACTCATCAAAAATGCTGACACTGCCATGTACGATGCAAAAGAAAAAGGTAGGGATAATTATCAATTTTTCAATGCTTCTCTTAACGAATCAATGAGGGTGAAGATGCATCTGGAGAATGGCCTTCGCAAAGCCGTTCATCGTCAAGAGTTTACCCTTTGTTACCAGCCCTTAATTTACCTGCCGACGGGGCGGATAATTGGTACAGAGGCGTTAATCCGCTGGGAACACCCGGAATTCGGCAACATTCCGCCATCTGATTTTATTCCGGTGGCTGAAGATACAGGGCTGATCATTCCCATTGGTGATTGGGTGATAGAAGAAGCATGCCGGCAAAATAAAGTTTGGCAGAACGAAGGGCATGAAAAACTGAGCATCGCTGTGAATATTTCGGTGAAACAGCTGGAGGATCCGGGGTTTCCTGACAGGATAAAAAAGATTCTTGCTTCTTTTGATATGGACCCTTCTTTTCTTGAACTGGAGATCACAGAAGGGATGATGCAAGACTTTGATTCTTCCATTCCTAATATCAAAAGACTGAAAGATCTAGGTTTGAAAATATCCATCGATGATTTTGGAACCGGCTATTCCTCATTAAGCTACTTAAAGGTACTTCCGATCGACACTTTGAAAATCGATAAATCATTTTTGGATGATAGCCTCGAAAGCTTTCGGGGGCAAGCGCTTGTCAAAACGATTATTGATATGGGAATCAACTTACAGTTTAATGTGATCGCAGAGGGTATAGAAGATCGGATGCAGGTGGAATTTCTGCTTTCTCAAGGCTGTTTGATCGGGCAAGGATATTTTTACAGCGAGCCGTTATCTCCGACAAAATGCGAAGAATTCTTCCAGAAACACTTATCACCAAGGTGA
- a CDS encoding sporulation protein Cse60: MLKIKLFDEEHEADLEEAVNGFLENLHESNIKDIKYQVSISDSLREEEEPTIYSYSIMVIYIE; the protein is encoded by the coding sequence ATGCTGAAAATAAAGTTGTTTGATGAAGAACATGAAGCTGACCTGGAAGAAGCGGTTAACGGCTTTTTGGAGAACCTCCATGAATCGAACATCAAAGATATCAAGTATCAGGTTTCGATCAGTGACAGTTTAAGGGAGGAAGAGGAACCTACCATATACTCCTATTCTATAATGGTTATTTATATTGAATAA
- a CDS encoding rhodanese-like domain-containing protein, with product MEDQIKTITPEEVKSKLKKGETISLIDVREDEEVAEGKISEAKHIKMMEVPNRLDEINKDEEHILICRSGKRSENVAHFLQENGYKVKNMVGGMMAYGKDSE from the coding sequence ATGGAAGATCAAATCAAAACGATCACTCCCGAAGAAGTAAAAAGCAAGCTGAAAAAGGGTGAAACAATTTCTCTCATTGATGTTCGTGAGGATGAAGAAGTCGCTGAAGGAAAAATTTCCGAGGCGAAGCATATCAAAATGATGGAAGTTCCAAATCGTTTAGACGAGATCAACAAAGACGAGGAGCATATCCTCATCTGCCGCTCAGGAAAAAGAAGCGAGAATGTAGCTCATTTTTTACAGGAAAACGGTTATAAAGTGAAGAACATGGTTGGCGGTATGATGGCCTATGGCAAGGATTCAGAATAA
- a CDS encoding DUF6884 domain-containing protein, with protein MKRKIGLLATARKKLNHPAAAIDLYISPLFLKSVHFAKQNYDAFYFYSAKEGFLTQDQWIEPYNVSIKNFSSKEKHDWARKVVEELLNHEKPEECTVYLHGGWVYREHLQPELAKAGFQFEVPLEGYSIGNQLKWYDEQND; from the coding sequence ATGAAACGGAAAATCGGCCTGCTGGCGACTGCCAGAAAGAAACTGAACCATCCCGCAGCAGCTATAGATTTATACATAAGTCCTTTGTTCTTAAAATCTGTTCATTTTGCAAAGCAGAATTATGACGCATTTTATTTTTACAGCGCAAAAGAAGGGTTTCTTACTCAGGATCAGTGGATCGAGCCCTATAATGTTTCGATTAAGAATTTTTCCTCAAAGGAAAAGCACGATTGGGCGCGGAAAGTCGTAGAAGAGCTGCTAAACCATGAAAAACCGGAAGAATGCACTGTTTATTTGCATGGAGGCTGGGTTTACAGAGAACATCTTCAGCCAGAGCTGGCTAAGGCCGGCTTCCAGTTTGAAGTACCACTCGAAGGCTATAGTATCGGCAATCAGCTGAAATGGTACGATGAACAAAATGATTAA
- a CDS encoding NAD(P)/FAD-dependent oxidoreductase, with amino-acid sequence MKYDVVVIGGGPSGLMASVAAASKGSRVLLIDKGDKLGRKLAISGGGRCNVTNRLPIDEIIKHIPGNGRFLYSAFSIFNNEDIISFFEGLGIALKEEDNGRMFPVSNKAGDVVAALLKKIESLNVKIWTNTPVETVNYTDDHVKEVVLKNGTVIPAKAVIIAVGGKSVPHTGSTGDGYAWAKKAGHTITELYPTEVPITSSEPYVKSKTLQGISLRQAELSVWNPKGKLIKSHRGDMIFTHFGISGPAALRSSQYVVKALKKFETKSITMSIDSFPDQKEEELFQSVNSLLKEDPKKAIKNVLKGFLPERYLLFLLEKANISLDVTSEHLNKQSLRQFVSMLKRFSFEVNGTLSIEKAFVTGGGVSIKEIEPKSMASKMKEGLYFCGEVLDLHGYTGGYNITVAFVTGHLAGTNAAIH; translated from the coding sequence ATGAAATATGATGTAGTGGTTATTGGAGGAGGCCCTTCCGGTTTGATGGCCTCGGTCGCTGCAGCATCAAAGGGCAGCCGCGTGCTGCTCATTGATAAAGGAGACAAGCTTGGCAGAAAGCTTGCTATTTCAGGAGGAGGCCGGTGCAATGTAACGAATCGGCTCCCGATTGATGAAATTATTAAACATATCCCCGGCAACGGGCGTTTTTTATACAGTGCGTTTTCAATCTTTAACAATGAAGACATCATCTCTTTTTTTGAAGGGCTTGGTATCGCTCTGAAAGAAGAAGACAACGGGAGGATGTTCCCTGTCAGCAACAAGGCCGGCGATGTTGTGGCTGCACTCTTAAAGAAAATTGAATCACTGAACGTAAAAATCTGGACAAACACCCCAGTAGAAACCGTCAATTACACAGACGATCATGTAAAAGAAGTTGTTCTAAAAAACGGTACCGTCATTCCTGCGAAAGCTGTCATTATTGCAGTCGGAGGAAAATCGGTCCCTCATACCGGCTCAACAGGAGACGGCTATGCCTGGGCAAAAAAAGCAGGGCACACCATTACAGAGCTGTATCCTACAGAGGTTCCGATCACCTCTTCGGAACCTTATGTTAAATCCAAAACACTGCAGGGTATTTCTCTCCGCCAGGCAGAGCTTTCCGTTTGGAATCCGAAGGGAAAGCTGATCAAATCTCATAGAGGGGACATGATCTTCACGCATTTCGGAATATCCGGACCTGCTGCCCTGCGATCAAGCCAGTATGTTGTAAAAGCACTGAAGAAGTTTGAAACCAAATCGATAACGATGTCCATTGATTCTTTTCCGGATCAAAAAGAAGAAGAACTGTTTCAATCCGTAAATAGCCTCTTAAAAGAAGATCCGAAAAAAGCGATAAAAAATGTTCTGAAAGGCTTTCTGCCAGAACGATATTTGCTGTTCTTATTGGAGAAAGCGAACATATCGCTTGATGTGACGAGTGAACACCTTAACAAACAAAGCCTGCGCCAGTTCGTCTCAATGCTTAAACGATTTTCATTTGAAGTGAACGGTACACTTTCCATCGAGAAAGCGTTCGTAACAGGCGGCGGTGTTTCCATCAAGGAAATTGAACCAAAGAGCATGGCCTCAAAAATGAAAGAAGGACTTTATTTCTGCGGAGAAGTTTTAGATCTGCATGGCTATACTGGCGGCTATAACATAACGGTTGCCTTCGTAACCGGACATTTGGCAGGTACGAATGCTGCAATACATTAA
- a CDS encoding putative polysaccharide biosynthesis protein — translation MSRLLRGTLILTAATFFSKFIGLIYIVPFNALVGTKGLALYGYAYNPYTILLSIATMGVPLAVSKFVSKYNALGDYATGRKLLKSGLFIMTLTGFAAFLVLYFIAPVLSSNILGKHGGNGNTVDDITFVIRMVSTALIFVPSMSLIRGYFQGFQSMGPTAVSQVVEQIIRILFILIASYVVIHVLNGTLTTAVGLATFAATVGAVGGLLVLLWYWNRRRPYLKKMYEQSTVDSGVSLPAIYREIVSYAVPFVAVGLAIPLYKIIDQFTIVNTLQRTGYSQPKAEDVFAMVTQTSHQLVMIPVSLATAFALTLIPIITKSYTEGDYDALNKQITQSFQITLFLTVPAAVGLSVLAYPAYGTLFTLNDIKLGGELLRWYSLSGIWFAMFTVTAAIMQGLNRQKYALFSLLVGILFKLTLNIPLIYLWKGVGSIIATNIGYTVSILINLYVIKKYGEFSFKWVLRRAILIFAFGLAMAAAVYVIKAPIESSFHGVYTKTRGIAVLAAGILSGGLVYFALSYKSGLIQIVLGQRFSFLKRKKKKAT, via the coding sequence ATGTCTCGGTTATTGCGAGGAACGTTAATTTTAACTGCAGCAACATTCTTTTCAAAATTTATCGGATTGATTTATATTGTTCCGTTTAATGCTCTTGTGGGAACAAAAGGTCTTGCACTATACGGATACGCTTATAATCCTTACACGATTCTTCTAAGTATCGCAACGATGGGCGTACCGCTGGCCGTTTCAAAGTTTGTATCAAAATATAACGCTCTCGGCGATTACGCCACAGGCCGGAAGCTGCTGAAATCTGGATTGTTCATCATGACGTTGACCGGCTTTGCCGCATTTCTTGTCCTTTATTTCATCGCTCCCGTGTTATCGTCAAACATCCTTGGAAAACATGGCGGGAACGGAAATACTGTAGATGATATTACCTTTGTTATTCGGATGGTAAGTACTGCTCTTATCTTTGTTCCTTCCATGAGCCTGATCAGAGGTTACTTTCAAGGATTTCAATCCATGGGACCAACAGCAGTTTCCCAGGTGGTTGAACAGATCATACGAATATTATTTATTCTTATTGCGAGCTACGTTGTCATCCATGTGCTGAATGGCACCTTGACCACTGCGGTAGGCCTTGCAACTTTTGCTGCGACGGTAGGGGCAGTGGGAGGACTGCTTGTTCTCCTATGGTACTGGAACAGACGGCGTCCTTATTTGAAAAAAATGTACGAACAGTCCACTGTGGATTCGGGGGTTTCACTGCCAGCAATCTACCGCGAGATTGTTTCGTATGCGGTGCCCTTTGTAGCCGTTGGACTTGCAATCCCGCTCTATAAAATTATTGATCAGTTTACGATTGTTAACACACTGCAGCGGACAGGCTACAGCCAGCCGAAGGCAGAAGATGTATTTGCGATGGTCACACAGACATCACATCAGCTTGTTATGATTCCGGTGTCCCTTGCGACGGCATTTGCTCTAACCCTTATTCCCATCATCACAAAGTCTTATACAGAAGGGGATTATGACGCGTTAAACAAGCAGATCACACAATCTTTTCAGATCACTTTGTTTTTAACAGTGCCAGCAGCAGTCGGTTTATCGGTCCTTGCGTATCCAGCCTATGGAACGCTCTTTACACTCAACGACATCAAGCTGGGCGGCGAGCTTCTGCGCTGGTATTCTCTATCGGGAATATGGTTTGCGATGTTTACGGTTACCGCGGCGATCATGCAGGGGTTAAACCGGCAAAAATACGCGCTGTTCAGTCTTTTAGTCGGCATCTTGTTTAAGCTGACCCTAAACATTCCTCTCATTTATTTATGGAAAGGCGTCGGCTCAATAATTGCTACCAACATCGGGTACACGGTTTCCATTTTAATCAATCTGTATGTGATTAAGAAATATGGAGAATTCTCGTTCAAATGGGTATTACGCCGAGCCATCCTGATCTTTGCTTTCGGTTTGGCTATGGCAGCCGCTGTTTATGTCATCAAAGCTCCGATTGAAAGTTCATTTCATGGGGTTTATACGAAGACCAGAGGCATTGCCGTTCTGGCAGCTGGAATTCTCTCAGGAGGGCTCGTTTATTTCGCCCTCTCCTACAAATCTGGTTTGATACAGATTGTCTTGGGACAGCGGTTCAGTTTCCTGAAAAGAAAAAAAAAGAAAGCAACGTAA